One window from the genome of uncultured Tateyamaria sp. encodes:
- a CDS encoding AsmA-like C-terminal region-containing protein, giving the protein MSSADPITDPPSVRKKSLWRRLGLGSLFFSLILAAALGAAIYVLIGRPVAAPDWLRDRIETRAGEALGAASLRFDALDLVVEDNAKPRVRMTNVQVLNAAGAEIVGFSEMRIGLSVTDLVQGAFRPTEIGVTGIFANLRRERDGSVVLSGGLDLTSNAPAQEAATLGQLIEGIDDLITVPGLSALTEADIRALTLRIEDVRSARAWTVDGGRMRLTREGETVRITSDLALLSGGQGVATLEANYESRIGESAATFGVLVNDVDAGDVATLAPAFAWLDVLRAPISGAVRGVFGVDGTLAPVNVALNIGAGVIQPTDATRPVPFSSARSYFSYDPRGTVLVFDELSVDSAWITAQIDGQAVLGIDDRGDLADLVGQFRATSLRANPDDLYPEPIEMEAAQLDFRLSLDPFRLDVGQALFQDQGQDLIARGALIAAPDGWRYEMDAQMAGMMPGRLLELWPDRFAPKARAWVLANLLDGYLRDLDVALRDAPNSPVVAYAGFAYENARVRYLKTLPPIEDGRGSASLLDGRFVVSVDSGHVTAPQGGRIDVSGSSFIIPDVRARDGVPAVVRLETDGTVTAGLSLLDLPPLNVMERAGLSPTLADGRIQAAGTLAFAMKAGLTPDEVEYDATGTARDVLSTTLIEGRRLAADTLRVVAAQTGVQVSGAGTLDGVPFDVTWRQPLSRGEGPQPSSVSGTIELSERTIDAFDLGLPAGLVTGRGTGNIEIGLPAGGGVPDFALTTNLRGVRLSSPPLGWSKPAATPASLSLTGALGPAPRVDRMVLDAPGLRAEGSITATPGGGLERARFTSVRVGNWMNGPVDLVGRGRAVPPAVQVRGGTLDLREADFGGAGAGTGGQQGGGPLSLTLDRLQITDTIALNGVSGEFNMARGLDGTFTARVNGGTPIRGQVLPQNGRSAVRITSDDAGGVAASAGILKQARGGALDLTLLPVGAAGFDGTLNVQETRIQDAPAIAALLNALSVVGLLEQMSGSGIHFQDVEASFRLTPSTMTLTQASATGPSMGLSMDGVYDVAGGRLDMRGVISPLFLINGIGSILTRRGEGLIGFNYTLRGPVQQPRVQVNPLSALTPGLFREIFRAPAPELPPVEGDGPSPVVPEAFVPEDTGPSDAEQRRLERQRRIDER; this is encoded by the coding sequence ATGAGCAGTGCCGACCCCATCACTGATCCGCCTTCTGTGCGGAAGAAAAGCCTGTGGCGGCGCCTTGGGCTGGGCAGCCTGTTTTTCAGCCTGATCCTTGCCGCCGCGCTGGGGGCTGCGATCTATGTGCTGATCGGGCGGCCCGTGGCTGCGCCGGACTGGTTGCGGGACCGGATCGAGACGCGGGCCGGCGAGGCGCTGGGGGCCGCATCGCTGCGCTTTGATGCGCTGGATCTGGTGGTCGAGGACAACGCCAAGCCGCGCGTGCGCATGACCAATGTGCAGGTGTTGAATGCGGCCGGGGCCGAGATTGTCGGCTTTTCCGAAATGCGCATCGGGCTGTCGGTGACGGACCTGGTGCAGGGGGCGTTCCGGCCCACCGAAATCGGTGTGACCGGCATCTTTGCCAACCTGCGCCGCGAGCGTGACGGATCGGTGGTCTTGTCTGGGGGGCTGGACCTGACATCGAATGCGCCTGCGCAAGAGGCGGCCACCCTGGGTCAGCTGATCGAGGGGATTGACGATCTGATCACGGTTCCGGGTCTGTCAGCCTTGACCGAGGCCGACATCCGCGCCCTGACCCTGCGGATCGAGGATGTCCGGTCGGCCCGGGCGTGGACCGTGGATGGCGGGCGCATGCGTCTGACCCGGGAGGGCGAGACGGTGCGCATCACCTCGGACCTCGCGCTGCTGAGCGGCGGGCAGGGGGTTGCGACGCTGGAGGCCAATTACGAGAGCCGTATCGGAGAGTCAGCGGCCACTTTCGGCGTGTTGGTCAACGATGTGGATGCCGGCGATGTGGCGACCCTGGCCCCGGCCTTTGCCTGGCTGGACGTGCTGCGGGCCCCGATCTCGGGCGCGGTGCGCGGGGTTTTTGGTGTGGATGGGACGCTGGCGCCCGTCAATGTCGCGCTGAATATCGGTGCCGGTGTGATCCAGCCCACCGATGCGACCCGCCCCGTGCCGTTTTCGTCCGCGCGCAGTTACTTCAGCTATGATCCGCGCGGCACGGTTCTGGTCTTTGACGAGCTGTCCGTCGACAGTGCCTGGATCACCGCACAGATCGACGGGCAGGCCGTTCTGGGCATTGATGATCGGGGTGATCTTGCGGACCTGGTGGGCCAGTTCCGCGCCACGTCGCTGCGCGCGAATCCCGATGACCTTTATCCCGAACCCATCGAGATGGAGGCGGCGCAACTGGACTTCCGGTTGTCGCTGGATCCGTTCCGGCTGGATGTGGGGCAGGCGCTGTTTCAGGATCAGGGGCAGGACCTGATCGCCCGGGGCGCGCTGATCGCGGCCCCGGATGGGTGGCGATACGAGATGGATGCCCAGATGGCCGGCATGATGCCGGGCCGCTTGCTGGAATTGTGGCCGGATCGTTTTGCCCCCAAGGCCCGCGCGTGGGTGCTGGCCAACCTGCTGGACGGGTATCTGCGCGATCTGGATGTCGCGCTGCGCGATGCGCCGAACAGTCCGGTCGTGGCCTATGCGGGCTTTGCCTATGAGAATGCCAGGGTGCGCTACCTCAAGACATTGCCGCCGATCGAGGACGGGCGCGGATCGGCCAGCCTGCTGGATGGGCGATTTGTCGTGTCGGTGGATTCCGGCCATGTCACGGCGCCGCAGGGCGGCCGCATCGATGTGAGCGGGTCGTCCTTCATCATCCCTGACGTGCGCGCCCGCGACGGCGTGCCCGCCGTGGTCCGGCTTGAGACCGATGGCACTGTGACCGCGGGCCTGTCGCTGCTGGATCTGCCGCCGCTGAACGTGATGGAGCGGGCCGGGCTGTCACCAACATTGGCCGACGGGCGGATCCAGGCCGCCGGAACGCTGGCCTTTGCGATGAAGGCCGGGCTGACGCCGGACGAGGTGGAATATGACGCCACGGGCACCGCCCGCGATGTCCTGAGCACAACCCTGATCGAGGGGCGGCGCCTGGCTGCCGACACCTTGCGCGTCGTGGCGGCACAGACCGGGGTGCAGGTATCGGGTGCGGGCACCCTGGATGGCGTGCCCTTTGACGTGACCTGGCGCCAGCCGCTGAGCCGGGGCGAGGGGCCGCAGCCCAGTTCCGTCAGCGGCACTATCGAGTTGTCGGAACGCACCATCGATGCGTTTGACCTGGGCCTGCCCGCCGGATTGGTGACCGGACGCGGCACCGGCAATATCGAGATCGGCCTGCCTGCGGGCGGCGGTGTGCCCGACTTTGCCCTGACGACGAACCTGCGCGGCGTGCGCCTGTCATCACCGCCGCTGGGCTGGTCCAAACCTGCCGCGACGCCTGCCTCTTTGTCGCTGACGGGCGCGTTGGGCCCGGCGCCGCGTGTTGACCGGATGGTGCTGGACGCGCCCGGGTTGCGGGCCGAAGGGTCGATCACGGCGACCCCCGGTGGCGGGTTGGAGCGGGCGCGCTTCACAAGCGTGCGCGTGGGCAACTGGATGAACGGGCCGGTGGACCTGGTGGGCCGCGGGCGCGCGGTGCCCCCGGCCGTGCAGGTGCGCGGTGGCACGCTGGACTTGCGCGAGGCCGATTTCGGCGGTGCGGGTGCGGGCACCGGCGGGCAGCAGGGCGGTGGGCCGCTCAGCCTGACACTGGACCGGTTGCAGATCACCGACACCATCGCCCTGAACGGCGTATCGGGCGAATTCAACATGGCGCGCGGCCTTGACGGGACCTTTACCGCGCGCGTCAACGGCGGCACGCCCATTCGGGGCCAGGTGCTGCCGCAGAATGGACGCAGCGCGGTTCGGATCACCTCGGACGATGCGGGCGGTGTGGCGGCGTCGGCGGGCATTCTGAAACAGGCCCGGGGTGGTGCGCTTGACCTGACCCTGTTGCCGGTGGGGGCCGCAGGGTTTGATGGCACGTTGAACGTCCAGGAAACCCGCATTCAGGACGCGCCCGCCATTGCCGCGCTGCTGAATGCCCTGAGCGTCGTGGGCCTTTTGGAACAGATGAGCGGCAGCGGCATCCACTTTCAGGATGTGGAGGCGTCGTTTCGGCTGACGCCGTCCACGATGACGTTGACCCAGGCCAGCGCAACGGGCCCGTCCATGGGGTTGTCGATGGATGGCGTGTACGATGTGGCGGGGGGGCGCCTGGACATGCGGGGGGTGATTTCGCCGCTGTTCCTGATCAACGGGATTGGCAGCATCCTTACCCGGCGGGGCGAGGGGCTGATCGGCTTCAACTACACCTTGCGCGGGCCTGTGCAGCAGCCGCGTGTGCAGGTGAACCCGCTGTCGGCGCTGACGCCGGGCCTGTTCCGCGAGATTTTCCGCGCGCCCGCCCCGGAACTGCCCCCGGTCGAGGGCGACGGCCCGTCGCCGGTTGTGCCCGAGGCCTTTGTGCCCGAAGACACCGGACCAAGTGACGCAGAGCAACGGCGGCTGGAACGGCAGCGGCGTATTGATGAACGCTGA
- the queA gene encoding tRNA preQ1(34) S-adenosylmethionine ribosyltransferase-isomerase QueA, whose amino-acid sequence MRLDDFDFDLPEQLIATRPAAPRSSARLLVAQGDKIHDQRVTDLVDWLRPGDLLVLNDTRVIPARLFGTRARHSAQGLTEARIEVTLLEPRADGAWSALVKPLKKVKPGEVVRFSEVLSATLEGSEDGQGHLRFNLAGDDFDAALAEAGAMPLPPYIAAKRPADARDKTDYQAIWARNSGAVAAPTASLHFDAPLMDALAARGVAITYVTLHVGAGTFLPVKVEDVTQHRMHAEWGQVSVQAAQDIAAARARGNRVIPVGTTALRLIETMARDGGITAWEGDTDIFIYPGFAFRVADGLMTNFHLPKSTLMMLVSALMGQDRIRAIYDHAVRSEYRFFSYGDASLLLPQT is encoded by the coding sequence ATGAGACTGGATGATTTCGACTTTGACCTACCCGAGCAGCTGATCGCGACACGGCCCGCCGCGCCGCGGTCGTCGGCCCGCCTGCTGGTGGCCCAGGGCGACAAGATCCATGACCAGCGCGTGACCGATCTGGTGGACTGGTTGCGCCCGGGTGATCTGCTGGTGCTGAACGACACGCGGGTGATCCCCGCGCGGCTGTTCGGCACGCGGGCGCGGCACAGTGCGCAGGGTCTGACCGAGGCGCGGATCGAGGTCACGTTGCTGGAGCCGCGCGCCGATGGCGCGTGGTCGGCGCTGGTGAAGCCCCTGAAGAAGGTGAAGCCGGGCGAGGTCGTGCGCTTTTCCGAGGTTCTGTCCGCCACGCTGGAGGGCAGTGAAGACGGGCAGGGGCATTTGCGGTTCAACCTGGCCGGCGATGATTTCGACGCGGCGTTGGCCGAGGCGGGGGCCATGCCCTTGCCACCCTACATTGCCGCGAAACGGCCCGCCGATGCACGGGACAAGACGGATTACCAGGCGATCTGGGCGCGCAACAGCGGCGCGGTGGCGGCCCCGACGGCCTCCTTGCATTTTGATGCGCCATTGATGGATGCGCTGGCGGCGCGCGGCGTCGCGATCACCTATGTGACCCTGCACGTGGGCGCAGGCACGTTTCTGCCGGTCAAGGTCGAGGACGTGACCCAGCACAGGATGCATGCGGAATGGGGGCAGGTGTCCGTGCAGGCGGCGCAGGATATCGCGGCGGCCAGGGCGCGAGGCAACCGGGTGATCCCGGTGGGCACCACGGCGCTGCGCCTGATCGAGACGATGGCGCGCGATGGCGGCATCACCGCCTGGGAAGGCGACACGGATATCTTCATCTATCCCGGCTTTGCCTTCCGCGTGGCAGACGGGTTGATGACCAACTTTCACCTGCCGAAGTCGACATTGATGATGCTTGTGTCGGCTTTGATGGGGCAGGACCGCATTCGGGCGATCTATGACCATGCTGTCCGGTCGGAATACCGGTTCTTTTCCTACGGGGACGCGTCGCTTTTGTTGCCGCAAACGTGA
- a CDS encoding MFS transporter translates to MFQVLTSAWALLFGMGLLMVGNGMQGTLLGIRGEIEGFSTAQMSIVMSAYFLGFLGGSRMAPRMIQRVGHVRVFAALASLISAVMILYPTFTDPLVWAVGRVIIGFCFSAVYVTAESWLNDAADNSNRGKALSLYMIVQTTGIVISQYLLLTADPSGFVLFVIPSVLVSLAITPILLSISPVPAFDTTKPMTLRELVGVSPLGCVGMFLLGGVFAAQFGMAAVYGTEAGLSVAQISTFVSTFFIAAVLLQYPIGWISDRMDRRVLILVLAAFGAVGSLIGMLLGSNFAMLLVSAFVVGGMSNPLYSLLLAHTNDFLAHEDMAAASGGLIFINGLGAVFGPLIVGAMMGSIGPAGFYLFTGVLFVALVVYAAYRATQRASTPVDETGSYVAMSQAATTPVAMEIAQEYAIEADLEGEDDNRAE, encoded by the coding sequence ATGTTCCAGGTACTGACAAGCGCGTGGGCGCTGCTGTTTGGCATGGGCCTTTTGATGGTGGGCAACGGGATGCAGGGCACGCTGCTGGGCATCCGGGGCGAGATCGAAGGCTTTTCGACCGCCCAGATGTCGATTGTCATGTCCGCCTATTTCCTTGGCTTTCTGGGCGGCAGCCGAATGGCGCCCCGCATGATCCAGCGGGTGGGGCATGTGCGCGTGTTTGCGGCGCTTGCCTCGCTGATCTCTGCCGTGATGATCCTGTACCCGACCTTTACCGATCCGTTGGTATGGGCAGTGGGCCGTGTGATCATCGGCTTCTGTTTCTCGGCGGTGTATGTGACGGCGGAAAGCTGGCTTAACGACGCGGCGGACAACTCCAACCGGGGCAAGGCGCTGTCGCTTTACATGATCGTGCAGACGACAGGTATCGTCATCAGCCAGTACCTGCTGTTGACCGCCGATCCGTCGGGTTTCGTCTTGTTCGTGATCCCGTCGGTCCTGGTGTCATTGGCGATCACACCGATCCTGCTGTCGATCAGTCCGGTCCCGGCCTTTGACACCACCAAGCCGATGACATTGCGCGAGCTTGTCGGGGTGTCGCCCCTGGGCTGTGTGGGCATGTTCCTGCTGGGTGGTGTGTTTGCCGCACAGTTCGGGATGGCGGCCGTCTATGGCACCGAGGCGGGGCTGAGCGTGGCGCAGATTTCGACCTTTGTGTCGACGTTCTTTATCGCTGCGGTGCTGCTGCAATATCCCATCGGCTGGATTTCGGACCGGATGGACCGCCGCGTGCTGATCCTAGTCCTGGCCGCGTTCGGTGCTGTGGGGTCGCTGATCGGCATGCTTCTGGGCAGCAACTTTGCCATGCTTCTGGTGTCGGCCTTTGTGGTTGGTGGCATGTCGAACCCGCTGTATTCCCTGCTTTTGGCGCATACCAACGACTTTCTGGCCCACGAAGACATGGCGGCGGCGTCGGGCGGTCTGATCTTCATCAATGGGCTCGGGGCCGTCTTTGGGCCGCTGATCGTGGGGGCGATGATGGGCAGTATCGGCCCGGCCGGATTTTACCTGTTCACCGGCGTCCTGTTCGTGGCGCTTGTGGTCTACGCAGCCTACCGTGCCACGCAGCGGGCCAGCACGCCCGTGGACGAGACAGGGTCGTATGTTGCGATGTCCCAGGCGGCGACCACGCCGGTGGCGATGGAAATCGCGCAGGAATACGCCATCGAAGCTGATTTGGAAGGCGAAGACGACAACCGGGCGGAGTGA
- a CDS encoding DUF924 family protein, which translates to MVGPDDVLRFWLDECGPEEWFKSDPVLDQTIRDRFGATWKAATEGRYALWLTYPSGALAYVILTDQFPRNMFRDDAAAFSTDKAALAAAKSAIAKGWDLRIDMPARQFFYMPLEHSENLCDQDRAVRLICERTEQDETFLLHARAHREVIRQFGRFPHRNAALGRATTNAEQAHLDAGGYGTIVRSLQADQAA; encoded by the coding sequence ATGGTGGGTCCGGACGATGTTTTGCGGTTCTGGTTGGATGAGTGCGGTCCGGAGGAGTGGTTCAAGTCCGATCCCGTCCTTGATCAGACCATACGTGACCGTTTTGGCGCGACCTGGAAGGCGGCGACCGAGGGCCGATATGCCCTTTGGCTGACCTATCCGTCCGGCGCGCTGGCCTATGTCATTCTGACCGACCAGTTCCCGCGCAACATGTTTCGCGATGATGCGGCGGCCTTTTCGACGGACAAGGCGGCGCTGGCTGCGGCCAAGTCGGCCATCGCCAAGGGGTGGGACCTGCGGATCGACATGCCCGCCCGCCAGTTCTTTTACATGCCGCTCGAGCATTCCGAGAACCTGTGCGATCAGGACCGCGCCGTGCGCCTGATCTGCGAGCGCACCGAACAGGATGAAACCTTCTTGCTGCATGCCCGCGCGCATCGCGAGGTGATCCGCCAGTTCGGTCGGTTCCCGCATCGCAATGCGGCGCTTGGCCGTGCCACGACAAATGCCGAACAGGCACATCTGGATGCCGGTGGCTATGGCACCATTGTGCGCAGCCTTCAGGCGGATCAGGCGGCCTGA